In one Petroclostridium xylanilyticum genomic region, the following are encoded:
- a CDS encoding HPF/RaiA family ribosome-associated protein: MRFIITGRKLDVTDGLRDRIHKKLGKLDKFFDADTEVHV, from the coding sequence ATGAGATTTATCATCACAGGAAGAAAACTTGACGTAACCGATGGCTTGAGAGACAGGATTCACAAAAAGTTAGGTAAGTTGGATAAGTTCTTTGATGCCGACACAGAAGTGCATGTTA